The Rhizobium leguminosarum genome includes a region encoding these proteins:
- a CDS encoding DUF6894 family protein, producing the protein MARYYFDLHNGEGPTRDEHGTELKSREDIPKELTRILLDVARDELPAGDRMTIAITVRNESGDPVTVASLVFNNEWLDVLQ; encoded by the coding sequence ATGGCTCGCTATTATTTCGATCTACACAACGGCGAAGGTCCCACGCGCGACGAGCACGGTACCGAGCTCAAATCTCGTGAAGACATTCCGAAAGAGCTGACCCGCATCCTGCTGGATGTGGCCCGCGACGAACTGCCCGCAGGTGATCGCATGACGATCGCGATCACCGTTCGCAACGAGAGCGGCGATCCGGTCACGGTTGCCAGCCTCGTCTTCAACAATGAATGGCTCGACGTCTTACAATAG
- a CDS encoding DMT family transporter, which produces MSRQVKGYVYLALAMLTVGSTVVASKLIASGLPPFSATALRFAVAFPVLLLLMWATSARLPTLSRHDRLILIIQAGAGSVGYTTLLISGLSLTSAADAGVIIGTLPVVSAAISIMLLRERPQRALLLAVALATAGGLSIAFTPDAAGGALSGNALIFLAVVCEGLFILLNKRLKTDVAPLALSTLMAGIGFIVAAIPAVFEAPFAHGISTSALGAVVYYALVPTVGGFLLWYAGAERVSGTEAALFTALAPVSAVMLAFIILGEPVGLSQIAGIGCVLAAVLGLAFAGSRTVKLAGGR; this is translated from the coding sequence ATGTCGAGGCAGGTTAAAGGTTATGTTTATCTGGCGCTGGCGATGCTGACGGTCGGAAGCACGGTCGTCGCCAGCAAACTCATCGCTTCGGGTCTGCCGCCGTTCAGCGCCACCGCATTGCGCTTCGCCGTCGCCTTTCCTGTCCTTCTCCTGCTGATGTGGGCGACCAGCGCGCGGCTGCCGACACTCTCCAGGCATGACCGCCTCATCCTCATCATTCAGGCCGGGGCCGGCAGCGTCGGTTATACGACGCTGCTGATCTCCGGCCTCAGCCTGACCTCGGCGGCCGATGCCGGCGTCATCATCGGCACGCTGCCGGTGGTGTCGGCCGCAATCTCCATAATGCTGCTTCGCGAACGGCCGCAGCGTGCCCTGCTTCTGGCCGTGGCGCTTGCGACGGCGGGCGGGCTGTCGATCGCCTTCACGCCGGATGCGGCCGGAGGGGCGCTCTCCGGCAATGCGCTGATCTTCCTGGCCGTCGTCTGCGAGGGGCTGTTCATCCTGCTGAACAAAAGACTGAAGACGGACGTTGCGCCGCTTGCCCTGTCGACGCTGATGGCCGGCATCGGCTTCATCGTTGCCGCCATCCCGGCTGTTTTTGAAGCGCCTTTCGCACATGGTATTTCCACAAGCGCTTTGGGTGCCGTCGTCTATTATGCGCTGGTGCCGACCGTCGGCGGATTTCTGCTGTGGTATGCGGGGGCAGAAAGGGTAAGCGGCACGGAGGCCGCGCTCTTCACCGCGCTGGCGCCGGTTTCCGCCGTCATGCTTGCCTTCATCATCCTTGGCGAGCCGGTCGGGCTCAGCCAGATCGCCGGCATCGGCTGCGTGCTTGCGGCCGTGCTCGGGCTTGCCTTTGCCGGGAGCCGTACCGTGAAACTTGCCGGAGGGAGATAG
- a CDS encoding MFS transporter — translation MDISQGPGSALRHPGYLNFAASRVFSSLSFQSIGIAMGWMIYDQTHSAFALGLVGLCQFLPMAMLTFVVGHVADRFDRRRIGLVCQLIEAVTALVLAVATWQQWLTPAGILAAVTVLGAVVAFERPTMAALLPNIVPASMLQKAVATSTSMMQTALIIGPSLGGLLYGLHPVAPFAISALLFAVASFNVISIRMQWSPAKREPVTLASVFAGVSFIRSRPVMLGTISLDLFAVLLGGATALLPMFASDILHAGPWGLGFLRAAPAVGALAMSIVLARRPLSSNVGRKMLAAVAVFGVATIVFSLSTNIALSVVALFVVGASDTVSVVVRSSLVQLLTPDEMRGRVSAVNSLFIGTSNQLGEFESGMMAAALGPVATGVVGGLGTIVVVLLWMRLFPELAKVKTLQG, via the coding sequence ATGGACATATCCCAAGGACCGGGGAGCGCTCTTCGCCACCCCGGCTATCTGAACTTCGCTGCCTCCCGCGTTTTTTCCTCGCTCTCCTTCCAGTCCATTGGCATCGCCATGGGGTGGATGATCTACGACCAGACACATAGTGCCTTTGCGCTCGGCCTCGTTGGCTTGTGCCAGTTTCTGCCGATGGCGATGCTGACCTTCGTCGTCGGCCATGTCGCCGACCGGTTCGACCGGCGGCGCATCGGGCTTGTCTGCCAGTTGATCGAGGCGGTGACGGCGCTGGTGCTGGCGGTTGCCACCTGGCAGCAATGGCTGACACCGGCCGGCATCCTTGCTGCCGTCACGGTGCTCGGCGCCGTCGTCGCCTTCGAGCGGCCGACCATGGCGGCGCTGCTGCCGAACATCGTGCCGGCCTCGATGTTGCAGAAGGCGGTTGCAACCTCGACCTCGATGATGCAGACGGCGCTGATCATCGGCCCCTCGCTCGGCGGCCTGCTTTACGGCCTCCACCCCGTCGCGCCTTTTGCTATATCCGCGCTGCTTTTTGCCGTTGCAAGCTTCAACGTCATCTCGATCCGCATGCAATGGAGCCCTGCCAAACGGGAGCCGGTGACGCTCGCTTCGGTCTTTGCCGGCGTCTCCTTCATCCGCAGCCGGCCTGTCATGCTCGGCACGATCTCGCTCGATCTCTTCGCGGTGCTGCTCGGCGGCGCGACGGCGCTGCTGCCGATGTTCGCCAGCGATATCCTGCATGCCGGTCCCTGGGGCCTCGGTTTTCTCCGCGCGGCCCCGGCGGTCGGCGCGCTCGCCATGTCGATCGTGCTCGCCCGCCGGCCACTGAGCAGTAATGTCGGGCGCAAGATGCTTGCCGCCGTCGCCGTGTTCGGCGTCGCCACCATCGTCTTCTCGCTTTCGACCAATATCGCGCTTTCCGTGGTCGCGCTGTTCGTGGTCGGCGCGTCCGATACGGTGAGCGTCGTCGTGCGCAGCTCGCTGGTGCAACTTCTGACGCCGGATGAGATGCGTGGCCGCGTCAGCGCCGTCAACTCGCTGTTCATCGGCACGTCCAACCAGCTCGGCGAATTCGAATCCGGCATGATGGCGGCAGCCCTCGGCCCCGTCGCCACTGGCGTTGTCGGCGGACTCGGCACGATCGTCGTAGTGCTCCTGTGGATGCGGCTCTTCCCCGAACTTGCCAAGGTCAAGACGCTGCAGGGCTAG
- a CDS encoding DUF427 domain-containing protein: MSNKPIKIPGPDHPITVEYNPSRVVVTLGGKAIADTRDALTLREASYPPVQYIPRRDVDMSLLQRTDHSSHCPYKGDASYYSIIAGGDRSKNAVWTYEAPNAAVSNIKDHLAFYPDRVDGIEEMASPEAGTF, translated from the coding sequence ATGTCAAACAAGCCGATCAAGATTCCGGGGCCGGACCATCCGATCACCGTCGAATACAATCCCTCTCGCGTCGTCGTCACGCTTGGCGGCAAGGCGATCGCCGATACTCGTGATGCGCTGACGTTGCGCGAAGCCTCCTATCCGCCGGTGCAGTATATTCCGCGCCGAGATGTGGACATGTCGCTGCTTCAGCGGACCGACCATAGCAGCCATTGCCCCTATAAGGGCGATGCCTCCTATTACAGCATCATTGCGGGCGGCGATCGCTCGAAGAATGCCGTCTGGACCTACGAGGCACCGAATGCCGCGGTCAGCAACATCAAGGACCATCTCGCCTTTTACCCCGACCGTGTCGATGGCATCGAGGAAATGGCCTCTCCGGAAGCTGGCACCTTCTGA
- a CDS encoding HAD family hydrolase has protein sequence MIRAVLFDLDETLIDKTATVLTFLPLQYQRFRLGEHGVDEQRYIAEFLQLEKAGLVRKRDLYPRLAETFGLPGDLAAALFHDFEAVYPGMAVPMSGAKQTISTLKQYGVLIGVVSNGEGNVQRPKIAATGLNEGLDLVVISGDIGLRKPAREIFELAAGRLDLPVDNCLFVGDNPEADILGADNAGMHAVYFGPKGTWPASLPSPRYRIELLPQLIALVHDLNTLTEA, from the coding sequence ATGATTAGAGCGGTCCTTTTTGATCTTGACGAGACCCTCATCGACAAGACCGCTACCGTCCTCACCTTCCTGCCGCTCCAATACCAGCGATTTCGTCTTGGCGAGCACGGCGTCGACGAACAGCGCTACATTGCTGAATTCCTGCAGCTGGAGAAGGCCGGCCTGGTTAGAAAGCGCGATCTTTATCCGCGCCTGGCGGAGACATTCGGTCTTCCAGGCGACCTTGCTGCAGCCCTCTTCCACGACTTCGAGGCAGTGTATCCCGGCATGGCTGTTCCCATGTCAGGGGCAAAACAGACCATTTCCACGCTGAAGCAATACGGCGTTCTAATCGGCGTCGTCAGCAATGGCGAAGGCAATGTTCAGCGACCGAAAATCGCGGCGACGGGACTGAACGAAGGGCTCGACCTGGTGGTCATTTCAGGAGATATCGGCCTTCGTAAACCGGCACGGGAAATTTTCGAGCTGGCTGCTGGCCGTCTCGACCTACCCGTCGACAACTGTCTCTTCGTTGGCGACAATCCCGAGGCCGATATTCTTGGAGCAGACAACGCCGGCATGCATGCCGTCTATTTTGGCCCAAAAGGCACTTGGCCCGCTTCGCTGCCCTCGCCGCGGTATCGAATAGAGTTGCTGCCGCAGCTGATAGCCCTTGTCCACGATCTGAACACACTCACCGAGGCTTGA
- a CDS encoding DUF6894 family protein: MPKFYFQLFDRDGAGATETGYDFDSVEAAKAEARRVLAEMAAEGLPTAPLNMMSVELFDESRRPLAEIRLILEEISK, encoded by the coding sequence GTGCCGAAATTCTACTTTCAGCTCTTCGATCGTGATGGTGCCGGGGCGACCGAGACGGGATATGATTTCGACTCCGTGGAGGCTGCGAAAGCGGAGGCGCGACGTGTTCTTGCGGAGATGGCAGCCGAAGGCTTGCCGACTGCACCATTGAATATGATGTCGGTGGAACTGTTCGATGAAAGCCGGCGGCCGCTGGCGGAAATCCGGCTGATTCTCGAAGAAATTTCGAAATAG
- a CDS encoding Crp/Fnr family transcriptional regulator: MIESLLLNLGSRDVLSAEEESHLRAIIVKDRYFAAGEDLVSEGSRPGYSTLLIDGFAARYKVMADGSRQITALHVGGDFVDLHAFPIKKMDHGIVALSSCHVAFADHADLKAITERMPHLTRLLWLDTLVDGAIHREWIVAMGRRSKRAHIAHLVCELFVRLQVVKRTRGASFQFPLTQIEMADVLGVSVVHLNKTLQALRREGVFTWENRTITIVDWERLQEIAEFDPGYLSIFREPR, from the coding sequence GTGATTGAATCCCTGCTGCTGAATCTTGGCAGCCGCGATGTGCTGTCGGCCGAAGAGGAAAGCCATCTCAGAGCGATCATCGTCAAAGACAGGTATTTTGCTGCCGGCGAGGATCTCGTCTCCGAAGGGAGCCGGCCGGGCTACAGCACACTGTTGATCGATGGTTTTGCGGCGCGCTACAAGGTGATGGCGGATGGCAGCCGCCAGATCACCGCACTGCACGTCGGCGGCGACTTCGTCGATCTGCATGCTTTCCCGATCAAGAAGATGGATCACGGCATCGTTGCGCTGTCGTCCTGCCATGTTGCATTCGCCGATCATGCCGATCTCAAGGCGATCACCGAGCGCATGCCGCACCTAACCCGGCTGCTCTGGCTCGACACGCTGGTCGACGGCGCCATCCACCGCGAGTGGATCGTCGCCATGGGCCGGCGCTCCAAGCGCGCCCATATCGCCCATCTCGTCTGCGAACTCTTCGTGCGGCTGCAGGTAGTGAAGCGGACGCGGGGCGCAAGCTTCCAGTTTCCGTTGACGCAGATCGAGATGGCCGACGTTCTCGGCGTCTCGGTCGTCCACCTCAACAAGACCCTGCAGGCGCTGAGGCGCGAGGGCGTGTTCACCTGGGAGAACCGGACGATCACCATCGTCGACTGGGAGCGCCTGCAGGAAATCGCCGAATTCGATCCCGGCTATCTCAGCATCTTCAGGGAGCCGCGCTAA
- a CDS encoding DUF1428 domain-containing protein has protein sequence MRRRRHAEEECNVYVDGFIVAVPKGNIEAYKEFSTFAGSIWKEYGALEYVECIGDDVPYGELTSFPRAVQAKEDEVVVFSWIVYGSRQERDDINAKVMADPRLKGDQWQMPFDGKRMIYGGFETLLRL, from the coding sequence ATAAGAAGGCGCAGACATGCAGAGGAGGAGTGCAATGTCTATGTCGATGGTTTCATCGTGGCGGTTCCGAAGGGGAATATCGAGGCCTACAAGGAATTCTCGACCTTCGCCGGCTCGATCTGGAAGGAATATGGCGCGCTCGAATATGTCGAATGTATCGGCGACGACGTGCCCTATGGGGAGTTGACCTCCTTTCCCCGCGCCGTGCAGGCGAAGGAGGACGAAGTCGTGGTGTTTTCCTGGATCGTCTATGGCTCGCGCCAGGAGCGCGACGATATCAATGCCAAGGTGATGGCCGATCCCAGGCTCAAGGGCGACCAGTGGCAGATGCCGTTCGACGGCAAGCGGATGATCTACGGCGGCTTCGAGACGCTGCTCAGGCTCTGA
- a CDS encoding DUF922 domain-containing Zn-dependent protease, translating into MHDALKAATAPVRFGPKHHSAEPRVTTNFLSYMIAAVFTSVPAVVLADWQAVEEVRPYSISGTSGAGLYASIGERGPKASGFGRAIAHTTFKLTWTRKYEAQGNACVIVTNRPKLIISYTLPKPSAALPAAVKSSWEAFISGVQAHERVHGETIKEMVKEIEAMSIGLTVDDDPDCKKIRIELTRRLGEISQRQRQRGRDFDKIEMGDGGNIQQLILKLVNGP; encoded by the coding sequence ATGCATGATGCGTTGAAAGCGGCGACCGCTCCCGTTAGGTTCGGCCCGAAACATCATTCGGCGGAGCCGCGCGTGACGACAAATTTTCTATCCTATATGATTGCGGCAGTTTTCACCTCGGTACCGGCCGTGGTCCTGGCCGATTGGCAGGCGGTCGAAGAGGTACGGCCCTATTCGATATCAGGCACGTCGGGGGCCGGGCTCTATGCATCGATCGGCGAGCGTGGGCCGAAGGCCAGTGGCTTCGGCCGGGCGATCGCGCATACGACGTTCAAGCTGACCTGGACCAGGAAATACGAAGCGCAGGGAAATGCCTGCGTTATCGTGACCAACCGGCCTAAGCTCATCATCAGCTATACGCTGCCGAAACCATCTGCTGCGCTGCCGGCCGCCGTGAAGAGCAGCTGGGAGGCCTTCATATCAGGGGTGCAGGCGCATGAGCGGGTGCATGGCGAGACCATCAAGGAGATGGTCAAGGAAATCGAGGCGATGAGCATCGGCCTCACCGTTGACGACGATCCTGATTGCAAGAAGATCAGGATCGAGCTGACCCGCCGGCTCGGCGAGATCTCCCAAAGACAGCGCCAGCGCGGCCGCGACTTCGACAAGATCGAAATGGGTGACGGCGGCAATATCCAGCAGCTCATCCTCAAGCTGGTGAATGGCCCCTGA
- a CDS encoding GNAT family N-acetyltransferase produces MATINDEEAMFETLDPVPSEIATAISDGLNAFNESAEIRRGAFAIVWRENERLIAGITASVSFSVLFIGNLWVEKSLRLSGIGRKLMAAAEEEGRRRAAVTACVDTLSTQAPDFYPRLGYVEFGRISGHAGGRPVDRIWFRKEFSAAT; encoded by the coding sequence ATGGCGACCATCAACGACGAGGAAGCAATGTTCGAAACGCTCGATCCCGTCCCGTCCGAGATCGCCACCGCGATTTCCGATGGCCTGAACGCCTTCAACGAAAGCGCTGAGATCAGACGCGGGGCCTTCGCCATCGTCTGGCGGGAAAACGAAAGGCTTATCGCCGGAATAACGGCGTCCGTTTCCTTCTCGGTTCTCTTCATCGGCAATCTGTGGGTCGAAAAATCGCTGCGCCTGAGCGGCATCGGCAGAAAGCTGATGGCGGCGGCGGAAGAAGAAGGGCGACGCCGCGCCGCCGTCACGGCCTGTGTCGACACACTCTCGACCCAGGCCCCGGACTTTTACCCGAGGCTCGGATATGTCGAATTCGGCAGGATCAGCGGACATGCCGGAGGCCGGCCCGTTGACCGGATCTGGTTCCGGAAGGAATTTTCCGCCGCAACTTGA
- a CDS encoding secondary thiamine-phosphate synthase enzyme YjbQ yields the protein MPQTMLTLSTRGQGLYEFTHQAETFVSASGREEGLLTVFVRHTSCSLLIQENADPDVRTDLLAFFRRLVPPASDPDMGWVVHRAEGPDDMPAHIKAALTQVSIGIPVADGRLMLGTWQGLYLFEHRDRPHRREIVLHLSA from the coding sequence TTGCCCCAGACGATGCTTACCTTGTCCACACGCGGACAGGGCCTTTACGAATTCACCCACCAGGCGGAGACCTTCGTCAGCGCCTCCGGGCGGGAGGAGGGGCTTCTCACGGTCTTCGTGCGCCACACCTCCTGTTCGCTGCTGATCCAGGAAAATGCCGATCCCGATGTGCGGACCGATCTTCTCGCCTTCTTCCGCCGCCTCGTGCCGCCGGCCTCCGATCCTGACATGGGCTGGGTCGTGCACAGAGCCGAGGGGCCGGACGACATGCCGGCGCATATAAAGGCGGCGCTGACCCAGGTCTCGATCGGCATTCCCGTTGCCGATGGGCGGTTGATGCTCGGCACCTGGCAGGGCCTTTATCTTTTCGAACATCGCGACCGGCCGCACCGGCGCGAAATCGTGCTTCATCTCAGCGCGTGA
- a CDS encoding SIMPL domain-containing protein — protein sequence MAPIYTRTVLMTALLALPLAAPVFAQEAKPREPVISVTGDGESSIAPDMAVVNLAVVKQAKTAREALDENNKAMNDVLAALKSGGIAERDLQTSGFSIQPQYNYPQPVDGQQQQPQLIGYQTINSVTVRLRDLAKLGAVIDQSVSLGINQGGEIQFTNDKPDAAIEEARKNAVADAVKRAKTLSEAAGVKLGRILEINENVPRAMPQPAYRATMMKEASDAAVPVQGGENNYNVSVTVTFAIEQ from the coding sequence ATGGCGCCGATCTATACCAGAACTGTCCTGATGACCGCCCTTCTGGCGCTGCCGCTCGCCGCGCCCGTGTTCGCGCAGGAGGCAAAGCCGCGCGAGCCGGTGATTTCGGTGACCGGCGATGGCGAATCGTCCATCGCTCCCGATATGGCCGTCGTCAATCTCGCCGTCGTCAAACAGGCGAAAACCGCCCGCGAAGCGCTCGACGAGAATAACAAGGCGATGAACGACGTGCTTGCCGCGCTGAAGAGCGGCGGTATTGCCGAGCGCGATCTGCAGACCTCCGGCTTTTCCATTCAGCCGCAATACAACTATCCGCAGCCGGTCGACGGCCAGCAGCAGCAGCCGCAGCTGATCGGCTACCAGACCATCAATTCGGTCACTGTCAGGCTGCGCGATCTCGCCAAGCTAGGCGCGGTGATCGACCAGTCCGTCAGCCTCGGCATCAACCAGGGCGGCGAAATCCAGTTCACCAACGACAAGCCGGACGCAGCGATCGAAGAGGCACGCAAGAATGCGGTCGCCGATGCCGTCAAGAGGGCGAAGACGCTGAGCGAAGCCGCCGGCGTCAAGCTCGGCCGCATTCTCGAGATCAACGAGAATGTGCCGCGCGCAATGCCGCAGCCGGCCTATCGCGCCACGATGATGAAAGAGGCCTCCGACGCTGCCGTTCCCGTCCAGGGCGGCGAGAACAATTACAATGTCAGCGTCACCGTGACCTTCGCCATCGAACAATAA
- a CDS encoding NACHT domain-containing protein: MTKKSEWASFEDQVRGVAGHIWGRPCKPNRVGGVNLDGVVVLSNEIHVFIEITEDRTLGKVRTDVQKLQTARSSAFIAGVMARCFCVINGPVTTAMKEAGAPHHVNVLSYTEYSKLFFDFDQYSVARSAAPFGSAIHPLTGETDDTKYVPVRYTVDGRRGDISSSDVADFLRQGRDIILLGEYGSGKSRCLREVFRQLTASAEKDFCYPVAIDLRKSWGLRQSGELIRRHFNDLGLDDLEASAIRAFRARSLVMLVDGFDEIGSQAWSNDLGKLRAIRAKSLEGVKDLVKNNGGGTLVAGREHYFATNEEMYSSLGMDARETIIIRSKNEFSDSELLEYFQNRDLDVDIPSWLPRRPLICQTIGELASDDFDAMFGEEGNEIAFWNHFIKVLCQRDANIHISFDTETIFKIFVQLARLTRARASNVGPLSLPDLQTAFEAVTGTAPVEEASILLQRLPSLGRVGQETADLQFVDVYILDGLRAKDVASIAHADEIEFGKVSGQKWLNPLGDLGQRVLANENSLSERTKLNLLARAEAGGNMVLASDVFAALLRENTKAIDFEGIELKGAEFLYLPLDEREFSNFTLRQSYFGELALPAKMNSGARLIDCVTPKVTGISSPAALPNWITDLDAEAFDSVANVAKIRKIGLNPAQEILVTVVRKTFFQKGAGRKEEALLRGLGKVAAKSLSTRILNLMLKEGLLTSFKGDEGPVYSPVRSNTARMQKLLDELGSSTDPLWVQVSVM; this comes from the coding sequence ATGACGAAAAAATCTGAGTGGGCAAGCTTCGAAGATCAAGTGCGCGGCGTAGCGGGACACATCTGGGGAAGACCATGCAAACCGAACAGGGTCGGTGGGGTTAATCTTGATGGTGTCGTTGTATTAAGCAATGAAATACATGTATTTATCGAGATAACCGAGGATAGAACGCTCGGAAAGGTACGCACAGATGTACAGAAATTGCAAACCGCCAGAAGTTCTGCATTCATAGCAGGCGTCATGGCGCGTTGTTTCTGCGTCATAAACGGACCCGTGACCACCGCAATGAAGGAAGCGGGCGCTCCACACCACGTCAATGTGCTTTCGTACACCGAGTACAGCAAACTCTTTTTCGATTTCGATCAGTATTCAGTGGCGCGAAGTGCAGCACCGTTTGGCAGCGCTATCCATCCTCTTACCGGTGAGACCGACGATACGAAGTACGTGCCAGTGAGGTACACGGTCGATGGCAGGAGAGGCGACATCTCCTCTTCGGACGTGGCTGATTTCCTTCGGCAGGGCCGAGACATCATTTTGCTTGGTGAATACGGCAGCGGTAAAAGTCGTTGCTTACGGGAAGTCTTTCGGCAGCTCACCGCCTCTGCGGAAAAAGACTTTTGCTACCCTGTAGCAATCGACCTGCGGAAATCGTGGGGATTGCGGCAAAGTGGTGAGTTGATAAGGAGGCACTTCAACGATCTTGGGCTTGACGATCTAGAGGCGAGCGCAATTCGTGCATTCCGAGCACGGTCACTTGTCATGCTGGTGGACGGGTTCGACGAAATTGGTTCGCAAGCGTGGAGCAACGACCTTGGTAAGCTTAGGGCGATCCGCGCCAAATCCCTCGAAGGCGTGAAAGACCTGGTCAAAAATAATGGCGGCGGGACCTTAGTTGCTGGAAGAGAACATTATTTTGCTACCAACGAGGAGATGTATAGCTCGCTTGGAATGGACGCTCGGGAGACAATAATTATTCGTTCAAAGAACGAATTTAGCGATAGCGAACTTCTAGAGTACTTCCAGAACAGAGACCTAGACGTAGACATACCATCATGGCTTCCGCGCCGCCCCTTGATTTGCCAAACAATTGGTGAACTGGCATCGGACGATTTCGATGCGATGTTTGGCGAAGAAGGCAATGAGATAGCTTTCTGGAACCACTTTATTAAGGTATTATGCCAAAGAGATGCTAATATTCACATCTCGTTTGACACCGAGACCATCTTCAAGATTTTCGTACAACTTGCGCGTCTGACCCGCGCTAGGGCGTCAAATGTTGGACCTTTGAGTTTGCCGGATTTGCAGACTGCCTTTGAGGCTGTAACTGGTACTGCTCCCGTTGAAGAGGCGTCAATTCTTCTCCAACGTCTTCCAAGTCTCGGGAGGGTCGGTCAAGAGACGGCTGATCTCCAATTTGTCGACGTGTACATCCTGGATGGGCTTCGAGCTAAGGACGTGGCGTCGATTGCCCACGCTGATGAAATTGAATTTGGGAAGGTGTCCGGTCAAAAGTGGCTTAATCCGCTCGGCGATTTGGGGCAAAGGGTACTCGCAAACGAAAATTCGCTGTCGGAAAGAACTAAACTCAATCTCCTAGCCCGCGCCGAGGCTGGCGGTAATATGGTGCTTGCGAGCGACGTGTTCGCCGCCCTTCTCCGAGAGAACACTAAAGCGATTGATTTTGAAGGCATTGAACTGAAAGGAGCGGAGTTTCTTTACCTTCCACTAGATGAGCGTGAGTTTTCGAATTTTACTTTACGACAAAGCTATTTTGGTGAGCTTGCGTTACCTGCTAAAATGAACAGCGGCGCTCGGCTGATTGACTGTGTAACGCCCAAAGTCACTGGCATTTCATCTCCCGCCGCGCTCCCAAATTGGATAACTGATTTAGATGCAGAAGCATTTGATAGCGTTGCCAACGTCGCTAAAATCCGAAAGATTGGCCTCAACCCAGCACAGGAAATCTTGGTAACAGTAGTCCGAAAAACATTCTTTCAAAAGGGGGCCGG
- a CDS encoding B3/4 domain-containing protein: MQFSHSDAMWQAFPELRAGALHAGGIHADADVEAAIASFNAIAETRLAKAQEGEFPEIQAWRRGFSRMGLKPTQYRCASEALLRRFRQEHALPRLHPLIDLCNAISLAFAIPIAVFDTEKIAGDLEVRRAKGDETYLTFAGEIEHPEANEVIFADAEGRAHARRWTNRQSGLSAVRETTRSVLIVAEALHVSAGDDIARLIETAADALVRHWPVVAKTVILSPVSPRFEF, encoded by the coding sequence ATGCAGTTCAGCCATTCCGACGCCATGTGGCAGGCCTTTCCGGAGCTTCGCGCCGGCGCGCTCCATGCGGGAGGGATCCATGCGGATGCCGATGTCGAGGCGGCGATCGCAAGCTTCAACGCGATCGCCGAGACCCGGCTGGCCAAAGCGCAGGAAGGCGAATTCCCCGAAATCCAGGCCTGGCGGCGCGGCTTTTCCCGTATGGGGCTGAAGCCGACGCAATATCGCTGCGCTTCCGAGGCGCTGCTGCGCCGCTTCCGCCAGGAACATGCGCTGCCGCGCCTGCATCCGCTCATCGATCTCTGCAATGCGATTTCGCTCGCTTTCGCCATCCCGATCGCGGTCTTCGACACTGAAAAGATCGCTGGCGATCTCGAAGTCCGGCGAGCCAAGGGTGACGAGACCTATCTGACTTTCGCCGGCGAAATCGAGCATCCGGAGGCGAACGAGGTGATCTTCGCAGACGCGGAGGGCAGGGCACATGCGCGGCGCTGGACGAACCGGCAGAGCGGGCTTTCGGCGGTGCGTGAGACGACGCGCTCGGTGCTGATCGTTGCCGAGGCCCTGCACGTCTCTGCCGGCGACGACATCGCCCGCCTGATTGAAACAGCTGCTGATGCGCTCGTACGTCACTGGCCGGTGGTGGCGAAAACGGTGATACTCAGTCCGGTGTCACCGCGTTTCGAATTCTGA